Proteins from one Corallococcus exiguus genomic window:
- the adh gene encoding aldehyde dehydrogenase codes for MSKVYEAPGQKGSKVEYKSRYGNYIGGEFVPPVKGQYFENISPVTGRPFCEIPRSTAEDIEKALDAAHKAKDAWGRTAAGERANILLKIADRMEQNLEMLAVSETWDNGKPIRETLAADLPLAIDHFRYFAGCIRAQEGSLSQLDDNTVAYHFTEPLGVVGQIIPWNFPLLMAAWKLAPALAAGNCVVLKPAEQTPVTILKFAELVGDLLPPGVLNIVNGFGIEAGKPLASNKRIAKIAFTGETTTGRLIMQYASENIIPVTLELGGKSPNIFFEDVFAKDDDFAQKALEGFAMFALNQGEVCTCPSRSLVAERFYDDFIAKAVERTKRIVQGNPLDVSTQIGAQASNDQLEKILSYLDIGKKEGAKVLTGGGRKSLSGALAEGYYVEPTIFEGHNKMRVFQEEIFGPVVAVAKFKDAEDALAMANDTLYGLGAGVWTRDNSTAYRMGRGIQAGRVWVNCYHLYPAHAAFGGYKQSGIGRETHKMMLNHYQQTKNLLVSYDPKPMGFF; via the coding sequence ATGTCGAAGGTCTATGAAGCTCCGGGTCAGAAGGGCAGCAAGGTCGAGTACAAGAGCCGTTACGGCAACTACATCGGCGGTGAGTTCGTCCCGCCCGTGAAGGGCCAGTACTTCGAGAACATCAGCCCCGTCACCGGCCGCCCCTTCTGCGAGATTCCCCGCTCCACGGCGGAGGACATCGAGAAGGCGCTCGACGCCGCGCACAAGGCGAAGGACGCGTGGGGCCGCACCGCCGCCGGCGAGCGGGCCAACATCCTGCTGAAGATCGCCGACCGCATGGAGCAGAACCTGGAGATGCTCGCCGTCTCCGAGACGTGGGACAACGGCAAGCCCATCCGCGAGACGCTCGCCGCGGACCTGCCGCTCGCCATCGACCACTTCCGCTACTTCGCCGGTTGTATCCGCGCGCAGGAAGGCTCGCTCAGCCAGCTGGATGACAACACCGTCGCCTACCACTTCACGGAGCCGCTCGGCGTCGTGGGGCAGATCATCCCGTGGAACTTCCCGCTGCTCATGGCCGCGTGGAAGCTGGCCCCCGCGCTCGCCGCGGGCAACTGCGTGGTGCTCAAGCCCGCGGAGCAGACCCCCGTCACCATCCTCAAGTTCGCGGAGCTGGTGGGCGACCTGCTTCCCCCCGGCGTGCTCAACATCGTGAACGGCTTCGGCATCGAGGCCGGCAAGCCGCTCGCCAGCAACAAGCGCATCGCCAAGATTGCCTTCACGGGTGAGACGACCACTGGCCGCCTCATCATGCAGTACGCCTCCGAGAACATCATCCCCGTCACCCTGGAGCTGGGCGGCAAGTCCCCCAACATCTTCTTCGAGGACGTCTTCGCCAAGGACGACGACTTCGCCCAGAAGGCGCTGGAGGGCTTCGCCATGTTCGCCCTCAACCAGGGCGAGGTCTGCACCTGCCCGTCCCGCTCGCTGGTCGCCGAGCGCTTCTACGACGACTTCATCGCCAAGGCGGTGGAGCGCACGAAGCGCATCGTGCAGGGCAACCCGCTGGACGTCTCCACGCAGATTGGCGCGCAGGCGTCCAATGATCAGCTGGAGAAGATCCTCAGCTACCTGGACATCGGCAAGAAGGAGGGCGCCAAGGTGCTCACCGGCGGCGGCCGCAAGTCGCTGTCCGGCGCGCTGGCGGAGGGCTACTACGTGGAGCCCACCATCTTCGAGGGCCACAACAAGATGCGCGTGTTCCAGGAGGAGATCTTCGGCCCCGTCGTCGCGGTGGCGAAGTTCAAGGACGCAGAGGACGCGCTCGCCATGGCCAATGACACGCTCTACGGCCTGGGCGCCGGCGTGTGGACGCGCGACAACAGCACCGCGTACCGCATGGGCCGCGGCATCCAGGCGGGCCGCGTCTGGGTGAACTGCTACCACCTGTACCCCGCGCACGCGGCGTTCGGCGGCTACAAGCAGTCCGGCATCGGGCGTGAGACGCACAAGATGATGCTCAATCACTACCAGCAGACGAAGAACCTGCTCGTCAGCTACGACCCGAAGCCCATGGGCTTCTTCTAG
- a CDS encoding dienelactone hydrolase family protein has product MAEQRISEHAVRLEVEPGVGLEGTLSVPESVSGVVLFAHGSGSSRFSPRNRYVAGVMQQAGLATLLMDLLTLGEEEAERRTRHLRFDIELLARRLVGATRWLERVPGLGGQPLGLIGSSTGAGAALVAAGRMPEAIQAVVSRGGRPDLAGAVLPAVRAPTLLIVGGDDTQVIALNQEALAALRTHKRLEIVPGATHLFEEPGTLEQAARLARDWFLQHLVTAARERPFGEAPP; this is encoded by the coding sequence ATGGCTGAGCAACGAATTTCGGAGCACGCGGTGCGGCTGGAGGTGGAGCCCGGCGTGGGGTTGGAAGGAACGCTGAGCGTGCCGGAGTCGGTCTCCGGCGTGGTGCTGTTCGCGCATGGCAGCGGCAGCAGCCGCTTCAGTCCGCGCAACCGGTACGTCGCGGGAGTGATGCAGCAGGCGGGGCTGGCGACACTGCTCATGGACCTGCTCACGCTGGGGGAGGAGGAGGCCGAGCGGCGGACGCGGCACCTGCGCTTCGACATCGAGTTGCTGGCGCGGCGGCTGGTGGGAGCCACGCGGTGGCTGGAACGGGTGCCAGGGCTGGGAGGCCAGCCGCTGGGGTTGATTGGTTCGAGCACGGGGGCGGGTGCGGCGCTGGTGGCCGCGGGGCGGATGCCTGAAGCCATCCAGGCGGTGGTGTCCCGGGGCGGTCGTCCGGATCTCGCGGGTGCCGTGCTGCCGGCGGTGCGGGCGCCCACCCTGCTCATCGTGGGTGGAGATGACACGCAAGTGATTGCGCTCAATCAGGAGGCGCTGGCGGCGCTGCGCACGCACAAGCGGCTGGAGATCGTGCCTGGGGCGACCCACCTCTTCGAGGAGCCGGGAACGCTGGAGCAGGCGGCCCGGCTGGCCCGGGATTGGTTCCTCCAGCACCTGGTTACGGCCGCACGGGAGCGTCCGTTCGGTGAGGCTCCGCCATGA
- a CDS encoding phosphoribosyltransferase, translated as MQLFRDRVDAGRALGQRLRVLLGGGGDLLVLALPRGGVPVGFEVARILGVPLDVFVVRKLGTPGHEELAMGAIATGGVTVLNGGVVRRLGIPQSAIAAAAEREGRELVRREQLFRDGRPPARVEGRTVILVDDGLATGSTMRAALRALRQQKPARIVVGVGVGAPETCAEFEREADAVVCVHTPESFYAVGQWFEDFTQTTDDEVRELLARAAHGGAVSPAEV; from the coding sequence ATGCAACTGTTTAGAGACCGCGTCGACGCCGGCCGTGCGTTGGGCCAACGGCTCCGCGTCCTGCTTGGCGGAGGCGGTGACCTGTTGGTGTTGGCGTTGCCGCGCGGCGGTGTGCCCGTGGGCTTCGAGGTCGCTCGCATCCTCGGGGTGCCGCTGGACGTGTTCGTGGTGCGCAAGCTCGGCACGCCGGGGCACGAGGAGCTGGCGATGGGGGCCATCGCCACCGGAGGTGTCACGGTCCTCAACGGGGGTGTCGTGCGAAGGCTGGGGATACCCCAGTCGGCCATCGCCGCGGCCGCCGAGCGTGAGGGGCGGGAGCTGGTCCGGAGGGAGCAGCTCTTCCGCGACGGCAGGCCTCCCGCGCGGGTCGAAGGGCGGACGGTGATCCTGGTGGATGACGGGCTGGCCACGGGCTCGACGATGCGGGCGGCGCTCCGGGCGCTTCGTCAGCAGAAGCCCGCGCGCATCGTGGTGGGCGTGGGGGTGGGCGCGCCGGAGACGTGCGCGGAGTTCGAGCGCGAAGCGGACGCGGTCGTCTGCGTCCACACCCCAGAGTCGTTCTACGCGGTGGGGCAATGGTTCGAGGACTTCACGCAGACCACCGACGACGAGGTGCGCGAGCTGCTGGCGCGCGCTGCGCACGGTGGCGCCGTGAGTCCAGCGGAGGTTTGA
- a CDS encoding NHL repeat-containing protein, with protein MKDEGEKGFADGLAMDAQDRLYITDGEHHSILRRWPDGHFDVVARDARIVWPDGIFATAGHVYVTLGQWNRLPSFNGGKDLREPPYLLMRAPLEATAPVDATRTKK; from the coding sequence GTGAAGGACGAGGGAGAGAAGGGCTTCGCGGATGGCCTGGCCATGGATGCCCAGGACCGGCTGTACATCACCGATGGCGAGCATCACTCCATCCTGCGCCGCTGGCCGGACGGCCACTTCGACGTGGTGGCGAGGGATGCGCGCATCGTCTGGCCTGACGGCATCTTCGCCACGGCGGGACATGTCTACGTAACGCTCGGCCAGTGGAACCGGCTGCCGTCGTTCAACGGCGGCAAGGACCTGCGCGAACCGCCGTACCTGTTGATGCGCGCACCGCTGGAGGCAACGGCTCCGGTGGATGCCACGCGGACGAAGAAATGA
- a CDS encoding ribokinase, giving the protein MSPRIVVVGGVATDYLVRGPSLPEPGGSAEGDVFQEALGGKGANGAVAAVRLGARASLVARVGTDGRGLRQVALLEREGVALEGVVPDPKAPSGAVLVMVDGRGRKQTFFSPGANHRLSIRDVLRSAERIATAKVLLVQLEVSLDAVQAAVRLARAAGVRVVLDPAPAVPLPEVLLEDVHVIRPNASEARTLTGVRVHDRASARRAARNLLMRGVGAAIIAAPGGSLLVSREEEAWLPELPVDTVDTTGAGDAFSAALCVALAESQPLLSAARFAHAAAAIATTRLGAQAGLPYRDEVLGLLADVVPDVQLAPP; this is encoded by the coding sequence ATGAGCCCGCGCATCGTGGTGGTGGGGGGCGTGGCCACGGACTACCTGGTGCGAGGACCGTCGCTGCCGGAGCCGGGAGGCAGCGCGGAGGGCGACGTCTTCCAGGAGGCGCTCGGAGGAAAGGGAGCCAACGGCGCGGTGGCCGCGGTGAGGCTGGGGGCGCGGGCCTCGCTGGTGGCGAGGGTGGGGACGGATGGGCGCGGCCTGAGGCAGGTGGCGTTGCTGGAACGGGAGGGCGTTGCGCTGGAGGGGGTGGTGCCTGATCCGAAGGCGCCTTCTGGCGCGGTGCTGGTGATGGTGGATGGACGCGGGAGGAAGCAGACCTTCTTCTCCCCGGGCGCCAATCACAGACTTTCCATCCGGGATGTGTTGCGGAGCGCGGAGCGGATCGCCACCGCGAAGGTATTGCTCGTGCAGTTGGAGGTTTCGCTGGACGCGGTCCAGGCGGCGGTCCGTCTGGCGCGAGCGGCTGGTGTCCGGGTGGTGTTGGATCCCGCGCCGGCCGTGCCGCTGCCGGAGGTGTTGCTGGAGGATGTGCACGTCATCCGGCCCAATGCCTCCGAAGCGCGGACGCTGACGGGCGTCCGGGTGCATGACCGTGCTTCCGCGCGGCGAGCCGCCCGCAATCTGCTGATGCGCGGCGTGGGGGCGGCCATCATCGCGGCGCCTGGGGGCAGCCTGTTGGTGTCGCGGGAGGAGGAGGCCTGGCTGCCTGAGTTGCCGGTGGACACGGTGGACACGACCGGGGCAGGGGATGCCTTCTCCGCGGCCCTCTGTGTCGCTCTGGCGGAGTCCCAGCCGCTGCTCTCCGCCGCGCGCTTCGCGCATGCAGCCGCCGCCATCGCGACGACGCGGTTGGGAGCGCAGGCGGGATTGCCCTATCGGGATGAAGTGCTCGGATTGCTCGCGGACGTGGTGCCAGACGTTCAGCTCGCGCCGCCGTAG
- a CDS encoding cupin domain-containing protein translates to MHSRLGWRAALVAVLGLGGGAWDRDSAATAPGQAPVFSYWHNWTDDHGVSHMTLCPVRSFDLKSMSPPADPQWQAHQPPGQSQVIFTVQPNGWKGSWHEDPKVQWIIPLSGTWFVEAMDGTRVELGPGQVSLGEDLNTRPDAQGRKGHLSGNVTPGPVTLMVVQLAEEPTVNQPCRFK, encoded by the coding sequence ATGCACTCACGATTGGGATGGAGGGCGGCCCTGGTGGCCGTGCTGGGACTGGGCGGAGGCGCCTGGGACCGAGACTCCGCAGCCACGGCTCCAGGACAAGCGCCTGTCTTCAGCTACTGGCACAACTGGACGGATGACCATGGGGTCAGCCACATGACCCTGTGTCCCGTGCGGAGCTTCGACCTGAAGAGCATGTCTCCGCCCGCCGATCCCCAATGGCAGGCACACCAGCCGCCCGGCCAGTCCCAGGTCATCTTCACGGTCCAACCCAACGGCTGGAAGGGGTCCTGGCACGAGGACCCGAAGGTCCAGTGGATCATCCCCCTCTCCGGAACATGGTTCGTCGAGGCAATGGACGGCACCCGCGTGGAGCTGGGGCCAGGGCAGGTGTCCCTGGGCGAGGACCTGAACACACGGCCGGACGCACAGGGCCGAAAGGGCCACCTCTCCGGGAACGTCACCCCCGGTCCTGTGACGCTGATGGTCGTGCAGCTCGCGGAGGAGCCCACCGTCAATCAACCGTGCCGGTTCAAGTGA
- a CDS encoding L-dopachrome tautomerase-related protein, translating to MRFHRKVGVLALALASLTAWAEDAVDFSTRPTGTLEVVARFDGPGPSGIAITPDGRMFVGFPRHAEDHKGATLAELVRGTLVPFPNAAMSLPSNAPAAQRLLSVHGMTTDNKGNVWVIDDGKRAGIQGIPDGGAKVVGFNPTTREVIASVVIRAPAMLPDSHLNDLRVDLTHGAKGTAYITDSSFGTSPALVVVDVATGRQRRVLATHPSTQPEQDFLAVLEGKPLRFDPKHPTFPVGGADGIALSTDSRRLYYAPLTSRRLYSIPTAVVSTSTRRSPRWRRR from the coding sequence ATGAGGTTCCATCGCAAGGTGGGAGTGCTCGCATTGGCGCTCGCGTCGCTCACCGCGTGGGCGGAGGACGCGGTGGACTTCTCCACGCGTCCCACCGGCACGCTGGAGGTGGTGGCGCGCTTCGATGGGCCGGGCCCATCAGGCATCGCGATCACTCCGGACGGGCGCATGTTCGTGGGCTTCCCGAGGCACGCGGAGGACCACAAGGGCGCGACGCTCGCGGAACTGGTTCGAGGCACGCTGGTCCCCTTCCCCAACGCGGCCATGAGCCTGCCGTCGAACGCGCCCGCCGCGCAGCGCCTGCTGTCGGTGCATGGGATGACCACCGACAACAAGGGCAACGTATGGGTGATCGACGACGGCAAGCGCGCGGGCATCCAGGGCATCCCGGATGGCGGAGCCAAGGTCGTGGGCTTCAACCCGACGACTCGCGAGGTCATCGCCAGCGTGGTGATCCGCGCGCCCGCGATGCTGCCCGACAGTCACCTCAACGACCTGCGCGTGGACCTGACCCACGGCGCGAAGGGCACGGCGTACATCACCGACTCCTCGTTCGGCACGTCGCCCGCGCTCGTGGTGGTGGACGTGGCCACGGGGCGGCAGCGCCGGGTGCTGGCCACGCATCCGTCCACCCAGCCGGAGCAGGACTTCCTGGCGGTGCTGGAAGGCAAGCCGCTGCGCTTCGACCCGAAGCACCCGACCTTCCCGGTGGGCGGAGCGGACGGCATCGCGCTGAGCACGGACTCACGCCGTCTGTATTACGCGCCGCTGACGAGCCGGCGGCTCTACAGCATTCCGACGGCCGTAGTGTCGACCTCGACGCGACGGAGCCCACGTTGGCGGCGGCGGTGA